In Thermoplasmataceae archaeon, the following proteins share a genomic window:
- a CDS encoding Zn-ribbon domain-containing OB-fold protein: MGELSRFWRESDHRYRIMANKCGNCGKVYFPIRDVCPQCHRESIGKMKPLELTGKGEIVSFTIVHEAPPSFVRQRPYTLALIKLDEGPTLTGQIVDTDGSNVEIGKRVRAVFRRIGEDGKSGIIQYGYKFALE; the protein is encoded by the coding sequence ATGGGTGAACTATCCAGATTCTGGAGAGAGTCTGATCACAGATACAGGATCATGGCAAACAAGTGCGGAAACTGCGGAAAGGTATACTTCCCGATTCGTGATGTGTGCCCACAGTGTCATAGAGAAAGTATAGGGAAAATGAAGCCACTGGAACTTACCGGAAAGGGAGAGATAGTGTCATTCACCATTGTGCATGAAGCCCCTCCTTCCTTTGTCAGGCAGCGACCGTATACCTTAGCCCTTATAAAACTGGATGAGGGCCCCACACTTACCGGACAGATTGTTGACACCGACGGGAGTAATGTGGAAATAGGCAAGAGGGTGAGAGCAGTTTTCAGGCGTATAGGCGAGGACGGTAAAAGCGGCATAATCCAGTATGGATATAAATTTGCTTTGGAGTGA
- a CDS encoding thiolase domain-containing protein, with product MLSNNVYLIGAGETKYGELWEKSLRDLAVEAGLKAIENAGIYSKDVQILYGSNSLAGIINGQENIGSLIADFSGIATNNIPAVRIEASSASGGAAVREAYLAIRSGEYDVVAVGGVEKMTDIFGNEVLDMLSSLLDREWEAFFGATPAALAAISARKYMKDFNVKKESLAMMSVNDHANASLNPHSHYKNKITLDQAMNATSVAEPLNLMDCSPITDGASAVVLVSEEYMKKNKLDGVRIISSAISQDYLALHSRNSLYTLDSTRAAARDAFMKGGLKPSDISFAEIHDSYSIYGLMELEDLGFAAKGKANTLVEEDIKLGGRLPVNPSGGLKAKGNPLGATGVGQFVEAFLQLKNKADKRQVKDARYGLLHNMAGTGSTSIVHIVGGE from the coding sequence ATGTTGAGTAACAACGTATACTTAATAGGAGCAGGTGAAACAAAGTACGGTGAGCTCTGGGAAAAATCTCTGCGGGACCTTGCAGTGGAGGCTGGCCTCAAGGCAATAGAGAATGCAGGTATTTACTCCAAAGATGTCCAGATTCTCTACGGGAGCAACAGCTTGGCCGGAATTATTAACGGTCAGGAAAACATTGGTTCCCTTATAGCGGATTTCTCAGGCATAGCTACGAACAATATACCGGCAGTAAGGATTGAGGCGTCCAGTGCATCTGGAGGCGCTGCAGTCAGGGAAGCTTATTTAGCAATTAGATCTGGAGAATACGACGTCGTGGCCGTGGGAGGAGTTGAGAAGATGACTGATATATTTGGCAACGAAGTCCTCGACATGTTGTCTTCGCTTCTGGACAGGGAGTGGGAGGCATTCTTCGGGGCAACGCCTGCAGCGCTTGCCGCTATATCGGCTCGCAAGTACATGAAGGATTTCAATGTGAAGAAGGAGTCCCTTGCAATGATGTCAGTAAATGATCATGCAAACGCTTCACTGAACCCCCATTCCCACTACAAGAATAAAATAACCCTGGATCAGGCTATGAACGCAACCTCTGTAGCCGAACCGCTTAATCTCATGGACTGCAGCCCAATTACAGATGGAGCTTCTGCTGTGGTCCTTGTTTCGGAAGAATATATGAAAAAGAACAAGCTTGACGGAGTGAGAATTATTTCCTCGGCAATTTCGCAGGACTATCTTGCACTGCACAGCAGAAATTCGCTTTACACACTCGACTCAACAAGGGCTGCCGCGAGAGATGCTTTTATGAAAGGCGGCCTGAAACCTTCAGACATATCTTTCGCGGAAATACATGACTCATACAGCATATATGGCCTGATGGAGCTAGAAGATCTGGGATTTGCGGCTAAGGGTAAGGCAAATACGCTGGTTGAAGAGGATATAAAGCTAGGCGGAAGGCTGCCGGTAAATCCTTCCGGCGGATTGAAGGCAAAAGGGAACCCACTCGGGGCTACTGGCGTTGGACAGTTCGTGGAGGCATTCCTGCAACTTAAGAATAAGGCTGATAAAAGACAGGTCAAGGACGCGAGATATGGACTTTTACATAATATGGCCGGCACTGGATCAACTTCGATTGTGCACATTGTAGGAGGCGAGTGA
- a CDS encoding hydroxymethylglutaryl-CoA synthase, with product MSGIVGYGSYIPKYRIKPDEIARVWGEDAENIKNGIFVLSKSVPAPDEDVITISVEAARNALKRTRIDPKNIGAIYIGSESHPYAVKPTATVVSAALGCDFTLFAADYEFACKAGTAGMQNVKAMVDSGFIEYGLAIGSDTSQGAPGDALEYTASAGGTAFIIGKKNVVAEINHTLSVTSDTPDFWRREGQPYPSHGERFTGEPAYFRHTLTASKLMMERAGTKPEDYNYAIFHQPNGKFPTRAAKTLGFTEAQYKDGLLTPYIGNTYSGAMMTGLSAVLDKAKPGDRILAVSFGSGAGSDAFDITVTEEIEKMERHAAPTISDMLSDVEWIDYAVYAKFKKKIVLGEDVE from the coding sequence ATGTCAGGAATAGTTGGATATGGGTCCTATATACCGAAGTACAGAATCAAGCCTGACGAGATTGCCCGGGTATGGGGAGAGGATGCCGAGAACATAAAGAATGGAATATTTGTTCTCAGCAAATCTGTACCTGCTCCGGATGAAGACGTCATAACAATTTCGGTTGAAGCGGCCAGAAATGCCCTGAAAAGGACGAGGATAGACCCAAAGAATATCGGCGCCATTTATATAGGTTCTGAGTCCCATCCATATGCTGTCAAACCAACGGCTACGGTTGTTTCGGCCGCTCTCGGCTGCGATTTCACACTTTTTGCCGCGGATTATGAATTTGCCTGCAAAGCCGGTACGGCCGGAATGCAGAACGTAAAGGCAATGGTGGACTCGGGATTTATTGAATACGGTCTTGCTATCGGATCTGACACCTCTCAGGGAGCACCGGGCGATGCACTTGAGTATACAGCTTCCGCTGGCGGAACAGCATTCATAATAGGAAAAAAGAATGTGGTCGCTGAAATCAATCATACTCTTTCCGTTACTTCAGACACTCCGGATTTCTGGAGAAGGGAAGGGCAACCCTACCCAAGCCACGGAGAAAGGTTCACTGGGGAACCGGCCTACTTCAGGCATACACTCACCGCATCAAAGCTGATGATGGAAAGGGCAGGAACGAAACCTGAAGACTACAATTATGCAATCTTCCACCAGCCTAATGGAAAATTCCCAACGAGGGCCGCAAAGACCCTGGGATTCACCGAGGCACAGTACAAAGACGGCCTCCTTACACCGTATATTGGGAACACATATTCTGGCGCAATGATGACTGGTCTTTCTGCGGTACTCGATAAGGCAAAACCTGGAGACAGGATTCTGGCGGTATCTTTCGGGTCCGGGGCGGGATCGGATGCCTTTGATATCACTGTAACCGAGGAGATCGAGAAGATGGAACGGCATGCCGCGCCGACAATCAGTGATATGCTCTCCGACGTCGAGTGGATCGATTATGCCGTTTATGCGAAGTTCAAGAAAAAGATAGTTCTGGGTGAGGATGTTGAGTAA
- a CDS encoding transcriptional regulator produces MDQISPNAKKVYDAMKKVGAISEDKLKTADDIMKAASVGKAIVTSALQELSNKGFVKRIARQKSAGYFVVK; encoded by the coding sequence ATGGATCAAATTTCACCTAATGCGAAGAAGGTATACGACGCTATGAAGAAGGTTGGTGCAATATCTGAGGACAAGCTGAAAACTGCGGACGACATAATGAAAGCAGCCTCAGTGGGAAAAGCTATAGTCACATCTGCGCTGCAGGAGCTTTCCAACAAAGGCTTCGTCAAAAGAATAGCAAGGCAGAAGAGTGCAGGATACTTTGTGGTGAAATAG
- a CDS encoding alanyl-tRNA editing protein encodes MTAKLYLNNMYLKDFDAAVKSIDGDGIILDSTAFYPTGGGQPNDTGVLSAHGITYEITDVTKKGPDVAHRILGTSQPEVGDMVHGTIDWTRRYAHMRYHTAIHIMDGVVNRDYSDRGLITGSQIYEDRARVDFDLPGITRELAEEIIEKANEVVRAGHNVYAREITREEAEKIQGLARTAPGRELIKSLDTVRIIDISGFDMQADGGTHVANTREVGNIIFKGIQSKGAHNKRVEFVLS; translated from the coding sequence TTGACAGCCAAACTTTATCTCAATAATATGTACCTGAAAGATTTTGACGCGGCGGTTAAGTCCATTGATGGAGATGGCATCATTCTTGACAGTACTGCATTTTACCCAACTGGTGGAGGGCAGCCGAACGATACCGGCGTCCTATCTGCACATGGAATAACATACGAAATCACGGACGTAACCAAGAAGGGACCTGATGTCGCTCACAGGATACTGGGTACGTCACAGCCGGAAGTTGGTGACATGGTCCATGGTACCATAGACTGGACGCGAAGATATGCACACATGCGCTATCACACTGCCATTCACATAATGGACGGGGTCGTAAACAGAGACTACTCTGACCGGGGGCTTATCACTGGAAGTCAGATATATGAGGACAGGGCAAGGGTCGACTTTGATCTCCCCGGAATAACCAGGGAACTGGCAGAGGAAATCATCGAGAAAGCTAACGAAGTGGTACGTGCGGGGCATAACGTGTATGCCAGGGAAATAACGAGAGAAGAGGCAGAAAAGATCCAGGGTCTTGCGAGGACCGCTCCCGGTAGAGAACTTATCAAGTCCCTGGATACAGTTAGAATCATAGACATATCCGGTTTTGACATGCAGGCTGACGGAGGCACACACGTTGCAAACACCAGAGAGGTGGGCAACATCATATTCAAAGGGATACAAAGCAAAGGTGCCCATAACAAGAGGGTGGAGTTTGTGCTTTCTTAG
- a CDS encoding MBL fold metallo-hydrolase: protein MLEIERIVVGKLYTNCYVLNDDRECAIIDPGDDFVRIDDYIRSKQLSPTFLIATHGHFDHVLAATEFFSKYRLRLMINENDLVLLAKAAEMAKEFTGQEYGVEIPHETFQDGHVFKIGSLSITAKQYSGHTPGSTILQVGDETLLTGDTIFRGSIGRVDYGGSIESMRNSLRKLKNLGKNYLILPGHGEKTSLNAEKENNPFLSDNFLIR from the coding sequence ATGCTGGAAATTGAGAGAATCGTCGTAGGAAAACTCTACACCAACTGCTATGTGCTGAATGATGACAGAGAATGCGCGATAATTGATCCTGGAGATGATTTTGTCCGGATAGATGATTATATCCGCTCGAAACAGCTCTCCCCAACATTCCTTATAGCAACCCATGGGCATTTCGATCATGTGCTTGCGGCCACAGAGTTTTTCTCAAAATATAGGCTCAGGTTAATGATCAACGAGAACGACCTTGTCTTGCTTGCTAAAGCCGCAGAGATGGCAAAAGAATTCACCGGCCAGGAATACGGGGTGGAAATTCCGCATGAAACCTTCCAGGACGGCCACGTATTTAAAATTGGAAGCCTGAGTATTACGGCAAAACAATATTCCGGTCATACTCCAGGAAGCACGATTCTCCAAGTTGGTGATGAAACGTTGTTGACAGGCGACACAATATTCAGAGGCAGCATAGGGAGGGTCGATTATGGCGGTTCTATTGAGAGCATGCGAAATTCTCTCAGAAAACTGAAAAATCTTGGGAAAAACTATTTGATCCTGCCTGGGCATGGGGAAAAGACCAGCCTCAACGCCGAGAAAGAGAATAACCCGTTCCTTTCTGATAATTTTCTGATCCGGTGA
- a CDS encoding FAD-dependent oxidoreductase translates to MDDQYDIIIVGGASAGLSAALYSSRLGMKTLVITKDIGGQALLTSDIGNYPGFENIGGLELMNRIKKQCELYGTKFLYDEVKKVNYAEESCFEIVTNSNNFITCALIMAFGKTPRDLGVPGEENFKSKGVSYCAICDAPLFKGKDVAVVGAGDPALEAAQMLSELAKKVTIILRAKTPIGDEELINSLRKRQNVEFLYHRSVTEIKGKGKLEKILITDLDNRDAEPEELKINGLFIEMGYVTKTEFLKEMLSMNGLGEIITNKDGSTSMPGIFAAGDVTDIPYKQAVISAGQGAIAALSAYNYLQALKGKPHVKSDWKKVKTAEVHAEEKTQFFLG, encoded by the coding sequence ATGGACGATCAATATGACATTATCATAGTGGGCGGGGCTTCTGCAGGACTTTCCGCTGCACTGTATTCATCAAGACTGGGCATGAAAACACTGGTAATCACCAAGGATATAGGAGGACAGGCGCTTCTTACAAGTGACATAGGAAATTACCCAGGATTTGAGAACATTGGTGGGCTTGAGCTGATGAACAGAATAAAGAAACAGTGCGAATTATATGGCACTAAGTTTCTCTATGACGAGGTCAAGAAGGTTAACTACGCCGAAGAAAGCTGTTTCGAGATAGTTACCAACAGTAACAATTTCATAACCTGTGCACTGATAATGGCTTTCGGGAAGACCCCTAGGGATCTCGGAGTACCCGGCGAAGAGAATTTCAAGTCCAAAGGCGTGTCTTACTGCGCAATCTGCGATGCACCTCTTTTCAAGGGTAAGGACGTAGCAGTTGTCGGAGCGGGTGATCCTGCACTGGAAGCCGCACAGATGCTCTCCGAACTCGCAAAAAAAGTCACCATCATACTGAGGGCGAAGACTCCTATTGGAGACGAGGAACTGATCAACTCCCTCAGGAAAAGACAAAACGTGGAGTTTCTTTATCACAGAAGCGTGACAGAGATAAAAGGTAAGGGAAAACTTGAAAAGATTCTGATCACCGATTTGGACAACAGGGACGCTGAGCCTGAAGAACTCAAAATAAACGGGCTTTTCATTGAGATGGGTTACGTGACAAAAACGGAATTCCTCAAAGAGATGCTGAGCATGAACGGTTTGGGGGAGATAATAACAAACAAGGACGGATCGACATCAATGCCAGGGATATTTGCAGCCGGTGATGTTACTGACATCCCGTACAAACAGGCTGTTATATCTGCAGGCCAGGGCGCCATAGCCGCTCTATCTGCGTACAACTACCTGCAGGCACTCAAGGGTAAGCCTCATGTCAAGAGCGACTGGAAAAAAGTGAAGACAGCTGAGGTGCATGCAGAGGAAAAAACTCAGTTTTTCCTCGGGTAG
- a CDS encoding MFS transporter — MAERDSQNKILENLDNARTSRFHIKTIFVAGMGFFSDAYDLFVLSTAFPAILSVFNITSQSNFFGTQTVNILGATLSSVSVEEGMIGSAALFGAFVGAIVFGRIADLKGRKYAYGVEMTILVVFAIVSALSVNVTMLIISRFILGIGIGGDYPVSSTIMSEYANVKNRGKLISSVFAMQGFGLMAGSLIGIMSIHFLSLDYAWRLMLGFGSVPAAAVIYLRRRIKETPRFKLQIEGDAEGAALSVKQATGVSIDAAGQMQVKRVGFLEAAKRYRMLIIGTAGSWLLFDMAFYGTSINNTLILQSIGYGVVAGNVHQTIFNLAVGNTLLAALFEIPGYWIAVGLMDRVGRKKLQWIGFTVMAMAYLVLALSYTTIENSLFLFFAVYGISFLFGNLGPNTTTFVLPTELFPTQFRTTGHGIAASMGKFGAGVFTFLEPVLQFMFKLQGVIAILFAISMLGAILTLLTITETKNRSLEAISSQFSEEIEIRVPRRSVKEELARDYPRKN; from the coding sequence ATGGCAGAACGGGATTCACAAAACAAAATTTTGGAGAATCTGGATAACGCCAGAACTTCAAGGTTTCATATTAAGACCATTTTTGTGGCCGGAATGGGTTTCTTCTCGGATGCTTATGACCTTTTCGTTCTGTCCACGGCTTTCCCCGCCATACTTAGCGTTTTTAATATAACCTCTCAAAGTAATTTTTTTGGAACGCAGACCGTGAATATCCTGGGTGCGACCCTTTCCTCTGTGAGCGTGGAAGAGGGGATGATTGGTTCTGCCGCTCTTTTTGGTGCGTTTGTCGGTGCAATTGTTTTCGGTCGCATTGCTGATCTCAAGGGGAGAAAGTACGCATATGGTGTGGAAATGACCATTCTTGTTGTATTTGCGATTGTTTCTGCCCTTTCTGTCAATGTCACGATGCTCATTATTTCAAGATTCATACTCGGCATAGGAATAGGCGGAGACTATCCAGTAAGTTCCACAATCATGAGCGAATATGCCAATGTCAAGAACCGTGGCAAGCTTATTTCTTCAGTATTTGCAATGCAGGGATTCGGTTTGATGGCTGGGTCACTAATAGGCATTATGTCAATCCATTTCCTTTCACTTGATTACGCGTGGAGATTAATGCTTGGTTTTGGATCGGTTCCAGCTGCCGCTGTCATTTATCTGCGCAGAAGAATCAAGGAAACCCCGAGATTCAAACTTCAGATTGAGGGAGATGCAGAAGGAGCCGCGCTTTCCGTCAAGCAAGCGACAGGAGTGTCCATTGATGCGGCGGGACAGATGCAGGTAAAGAGAGTTGGATTTCTGGAAGCTGCCAAAAGGTATCGGATGCTCATAATCGGAACTGCCGGCTCGTGGTTACTTTTCGATATGGCATTTTACGGCACATCGATTAACAACACGCTCATACTCCAGAGTATTGGATATGGGGTGGTCGCAGGCAATGTGCATCAGACAATTTTCAATCTGGCCGTCGGAAACACGCTGCTTGCGGCTCTGTTTGAAATTCCCGGATACTGGATAGCTGTGGGTCTCATGGACAGAGTTGGCAGGAAGAAGCTTCAGTGGATTGGTTTCACTGTGATGGCGATGGCATATCTAGTTCTGGCGCTGTCTTATACGACCATCGAGAACAGCCTTTTCCTGTTCTTTGCAGTATATGGAATTTCGTTTCTCTTCGGAAACCTAGGTCCGAATACAACGACTTTCGTACTCCCCACTGAATTGTTTCCGACGCAGTTCAGGACCACCGGGCACGGTATAGCGGCTTCAATGGGAAAGTTTGGTGCCGGTGTTTTCACGTTTCTTGAGCCCGTCCTGCAGTTTATGTTTAAGCTCCAGGGCGTCATAGCTATCCTATTTGCTATCTCAATGCTTGGTGCTATACTTACACTCCTGACCATAACCGAGACAAAGAACAGGTCACTCGAAGCTATTTCATCACAGTTCTCAGAAGAGATAGAAATCAGGGTACCAAGGCGGTCTGTGAAAGAAGAACTTGCAAGGGACTACCCGAGGAAAAACTGA
- a CDS encoding acyl-CoA dehydrogenase family protein — protein sequence MISEEYKILSDTVREFSEKTLEGSSLKIERGGLVDDTIHKMAAQGFLGARIPVEMGGSGIDEKAYQIILYNLARTSPSAAMKVFINNSLFYPLLSGSDDPELLGSIAGGKANVTVALEEVQEGHFGSSKMLVSGNTLSGTKDIVLNSDAKIMLALGGDTGKELYMIKSGVSKGKLIPSLGFRGLPFSQVIIDSTDFRLLDSEGFDAMTRLMDSLDQDVSAIAIGIAEGALTKAIEYAKVRSTFEHLLKDYEPVAFSLSHLNSELESLKNFLFEMDTLSVREKLELKYLSVELAKKCSKQALQSHGGYGYLQDFGVEKFYRDSMALAAMFYRRERDNRRLSEEVFQGKAGFV from the coding sequence ATGATCAGCGAAGAATATAAGATACTGTCAGACACCGTCAGGGAATTCTCCGAGAAGACGCTTGAAGGATCATCCCTTAAGATAGAGAGAGGGGGCCTCGTAGATGATACTATTCATAAGATGGCTGCCCAGGGATTTCTTGGGGCAAGGATCCCTGTAGAAATGGGAGGATCAGGGATTGATGAAAAGGCATACCAGATTATTCTGTACAACCTAGCAAGAACTTCTCCATCTGCAGCAATGAAGGTTTTCATAAACAATTCCTTGTTTTACCCCCTCCTTTCAGGTAGTGATGACCCAGAGCTCCTTGGCTCCATAGCGGGCGGAAAAGCTAACGTTACTGTTGCTTTGGAAGAAGTCCAGGAAGGTCATTTTGGTTCCAGCAAAATGTTAGTCTCCGGAAACACGCTATCTGGGACAAAGGACATTGTTCTGAATAGCGATGCGAAGATAATGCTGGCCCTTGGTGGAGACACTGGAAAGGAACTATACATGATAAAGAGTGGGGTTTCCAAGGGAAAATTGATTCCTTCACTGGGTTTCAGGGGACTGCCATTCTCTCAGGTAATTATAGATTCTACTGATTTCAGGCTGCTTGATTCCGAAGGGTTCGATGCAATGACTCGGCTGATGGACTCTCTAGATCAAGACGTATCAGCAATAGCAATTGGAATTGCAGAGGGTGCTTTAACAAAGGCTATCGAGTACGCAAAGGTCAGGAGCACATTCGAGCATCTTCTCAAGGACTACGAACCTGTGGCATTCTCCCTTTCCCACCTTAACTCGGAGCTTGAATCCCTAAAGAACTTCCTCTTTGAGATGGACACGCTGAGCGTGCGTGAAAAGCTTGAATTGAAATACCTTTCGGTGGAACTAGCCAAGAAGTGCAGTAAACAGGCTCTTCAATCCCATGGGGGATACGGATACCTGCAAGATTTTGGTGTCGAGAAATTTTATAGGGATTCCATGGCCCTTGCTGCCATGTTCTATCGCAGGGAGAGAGATAACAGGAGATTGTCAGAAGAGGTGTTTCAGGGGAAGGCTGGATTCGTCTAA
- a CDS encoding acyl-CoA dehydrogenase family protein, whose translation MDFDFPEELEEIRKRIREFGLREFRPDLAEKYDREEKYPNEIRKKAFEAGIIDYQNPWGMLLAIEELCRIDAGLGISATVSLFGEEVIMLFGTEQQKEKYLTKVNNGELIMGLAVTEPSGGSDVAGIKTNATRSGDRFIINGAKMFITNGQIADFVVMLVRTSPPNGKRHHGLSTIIVDTKSKGFTANKLEGKLGVRATNTAELVLNNVEVPVENLVGPEGKGFYHIMTFFNISRVYVAAQGLGIAQGAFDRMLQYIKKARALGTQDSTSESSQFILADVATKIEAARLLTYKAASYLFQFKPNPILTSMAKWQAAEAAVFAAEKAMELTGITGISSDLERFYRDAKILEIWEGTSEVEKLIIARMLTKDEGSQ comes from the coding sequence ATGGATTTCGATTTTCCAGAAGAACTGGAAGAGATCAGGAAGAGGATCAGGGAATTCGGGTTGAGAGAATTCAGGCCAGACCTTGCAGAGAAATACGACCGGGAGGAGAAATATCCCAATGAGATCAGAAAGAAGGCTTTTGAGGCTGGAATCATTGATTACCAGAACCCATGGGGAATGCTTCTTGCCATAGAAGAGCTATGCAGAATTGATGCCGGTCTCGGGATCTCCGCTACAGTCTCCCTTTTCGGCGAAGAGGTTATAATGCTCTTTGGAACCGAACAGCAAAAGGAGAAATACCTCACCAAGGTCAACAATGGTGAACTCATAATGGGCCTTGCAGTCACAGAACCAAGTGGCGGAAGCGATGTGGCTGGAATAAAGACCAATGCTACCAGAAGCGGGGATAGATTCATCATCAACGGCGCGAAGATGTTCATTACCAACGGTCAGATTGCTGACTTTGTCGTAATGCTCGTGAGAACATCCCCCCCAAATGGAAAAAGGCACCACGGCCTGAGTACTATTATCGTTGACACTAAATCGAAGGGTTTCACGGCAAACAAACTGGAAGGCAAACTGGGGGTTAGGGCCACAAACACTGCTGAACTCGTCCTGAACAATGTCGAAGTCCCCGTTGAAAACCTCGTTGGCCCAGAGGGCAAGGGGTTTTACCACATCATGACGTTCTTTAACATCAGCAGGGTATACGTTGCCGCTCAGGGACTTGGAATAGCCCAGGGAGCTTTTGATCGCATGCTTCAATATATAAAAAAGGCCAGGGCTCTGGGTACACAAGATTCCACTTCGGAGAGTTCACAGTTCATCCTTGCAGATGTGGCTACCAAGATAGAGGCTGCAAGACTCCTTACCTACAAGGCAGCTTCTTACCTGTTCCAGTTCAAGCCTAATCCCATACTTACGAGTATGGCCAAGTGGCAGGCGGCGGAGGCAGCGGTTTTTGCTGCTGAAAAGGCAATGGAACTCACTGGAATCACTGGAATATCGAGTGACCTTGAAAGATTCTACAGAGACGCAAAAATATTGGAGATCTGGGAAGGAACTAGTGAAGTTGAGAAACTGATTATAGCAAGGATGCTCACAAAAGATGAGGGATCACAATGA
- a CDS encoding acetyl-CoA C-acetyltransferase, producing the protein MITISEEAYLVHYKRTAFSRSRPNDPERDVFNSIRMDEALGQLIKDAVASTGVKPEEINDVITGCALQADENWLYGGRHPVLLAGMPVSVPAMSIDRACSSSLNALTIGAMEIMTGVSDIILAGGMEHMTHVPLSNNPHVKPSIKLLVRPEYMKYDMNTGYSMGLTAEKLARLKGIGRPEMDEFALRSHRLAAKARDDGFLKGEILPIEVESNGQNVIVDADQSIRGDTTLEQMQKLPPAFKSDGVVTAGNSSPLNAGASITMVMSGRKLKEYGLKPMAKVKAFGWAAVDPSIMGLGPVPASERALKNAGMSADDIDLWEINEAFAVVVLNAIKDLGIEPERVNVNGGAIAIGHPLGASGARLAGTLARTLNARQKDYGLATLCVGGGQGYSVIFERV; encoded by the coding sequence GTGATAACAATTTCTGAGGAAGCCTACTTGGTGCATTACAAAAGAACTGCCTTCTCGAGATCGAGGCCAAATGACCCGGAGAGGGATGTTTTTAATTCAATCAGGATGGATGAAGCGCTAGGTCAGCTAATAAAGGATGCAGTAGCTTCAACCGGAGTCAAGCCCGAAGAGATAAACGATGTAATTACGGGATGTGCACTGCAAGCTGATGAAAACTGGTTATATGGCGGAAGGCACCCTGTATTGCTCGCCGGAATGCCAGTGAGCGTTCCAGCTATGTCAATAGACCGGGCCTGCTCTTCGTCTTTGAATGCACTGACCATTGGGGCCATGGAAATTATGACAGGTGTATCTGATATCATTCTTGCCGGTGGAATGGAACACATGACCCACGTTCCGCTTTCGAATAATCCACACGTGAAACCAAGCATCAAGCTCCTCGTCAGGCCAGAATACATGAAATACGACATGAACACCGGTTATTCCATGGGACTCACCGCGGAAAAACTGGCTAGATTGAAAGGCATAGGGAGGCCAGAAATGGATGAGTTTGCTCTCAGGAGCCACAGACTCGCTGCAAAGGCCCGGGACGATGGTTTCCTCAAAGGAGAAATCCTGCCCATAGAGGTCGAGAGCAATGGACAGAATGTCATAGTTGATGCGGACCAGAGCATAAGGGGTGATACCACACTGGAACAGATGCAGAAATTGCCGCCAGCCTTCAAATCTGATGGTGTAGTGACTGCTGGCAATTCATCTCCACTGAATGCTGGAGCTTCAATCACCATGGTCATGTCAGGAAGAAAACTCAAGGAATACGGCCTTAAGCCAATGGCAAAGGTAAAAGCATTTGGTTGGGCAGCAGTTGACCCTTCCATTATGGGACTGGGACCTGTGCCGGCCTCGGAGAGGGCTCTAAAAAATGCGGGAATGAGTGCGGACGATATAGATCTGTGGGAAATAAACGAAGCCTTTGCAGTGGTAGTACTCAATGCCATTAAAGATCTGGGAATAGAACCCGAAAGAGTGAATGTAAATGGCGGAGCAATAGCAATAGGCCACCCGCTTGGTGCATCTGGGGCAAGGCTTGCAGGAACACTGGCCAGGACCCTTAATGCAAGACAGAAAGATTATGGGCTTGCAACGTTATGCGTTGGGGGCGGTCAGGGCTATTCCGTAATTTTCGAGAGAGTGTGA